In Deferribacter desulfuricans SSM1, the following are encoded in one genomic region:
- the dnaA gene encoding chromosomal replication initiator protein DnaA, with the protein MGSDKIWEEVLKEAKNHISEQEVNTWLKPIKVGELRGDFIQLIAPNRLYKNWFEEKYLNVVKKIFNETLSIEAQTIQVVTKSSTKQKKHTAQTVSSSVTIDVYTTNLNKQYTFDNFVVGNSNNFAHAACMAVADGYFHTYNPLFIYGGVGLGKTHLMHAVGNRLLEKFPKLRVLYISSENFTNEMISALKSKKMDEFREKYRKVDVLLFDDVQFLAGKQRSTEEFFYTFNSLYDSQKQIILTSDKTPAEIPEMEERLTTRFAWGLIADIQPPSVEEKTAILMKRAELMNIDLNEKVALFIAENLKSDNVRELIGALIRLSAYSSFNGEPITIELAKKTLDRFLIKKDKIITFDTILKVVTEYFNVKLSELKSKKRTKSIAYPRQIAMYLMREKLNCSLSEIGEIFGGRDHSTVLHSINSIEKKLKKDKELQETIKILEKSLYN; encoded by the coding sequence ATGGGTAGCGATAAAATCTGGGAAGAAGTTTTAAAAGAAGCAAAAAATCATATTTCTGAGCAAGAGGTTAATACTTGGCTAAAGCCTATTAAAGTAGGTGAGTTACGTGGAGATTTTATTCAATTGATTGCACCAAATAGACTTTATAAAAATTGGTTTGAAGAAAAATATTTGAATGTGGTAAAAAAGATATTCAATGAAACATTATCAATAGAAGCACAAACCATACAGGTTGTTACTAAATCGTCAACAAAACAGAAAAAACATACAGCACAAACTGTTTCATCTTCTGTTACTATTGATGTCTATACAACTAATCTTAATAAGCAGTATACTTTTGATAATTTTGTTGTGGGTAATTCAAACAATTTTGCTCATGCTGCTTGTATGGCAGTGGCAGATGGATATTTTCATACTTATAATCCACTTTTTATATATGGTGGTGTTGGTCTAGGTAAAACACATTTGATGCATGCTGTAGGGAATAGATTGCTTGAAAAGTTTCCTAAATTAAGAGTTCTTTATATATCAAGTGAAAATTTTACTAATGAGATGATTTCTGCACTAAAATCTAAAAAGATGGATGAATTTAGAGAAAAATATAGAAAAGTTGATGTTTTACTTTTTGATGATGTTCAGTTTTTAGCTGGAAAACAGAGAAGTACAGAGGAGTTTTTCTATACTTTTAATTCTCTTTATGACTCTCAAAAGCAGATAATTTTGACTTCTGATAAAACACCAGCAGAAATCCCTGAGATGGAAGAAAGGCTGACAACGAGGTTTGCTTGGGGATTAATTGCTGATATTCAGCCACCATCTGTTGAAGAAAAAACTGCTATTTTGATGAAAAGGGCAGAATTAATGAATATAGATTTAAATGAAAAGGTGGCACTATTTATAGCAGAAAATCTTAAAAGTGACAATGTCCGAGAACTTATAGGTGCATTAATTAGATTATCAGCATATTCATCTTTTAACGGGGAGCCTATCACTATTGAGCTTGCAAAAAAAACTCTTGATAGGTTTTTGATTAAAAAGGATAAGATAATAACATTTGATACAATTCTAAAAGTGGTTACGGAATATTTTAATGTAAAATTATCTGAGCTTAAATCTAAAAAAAGAACAAAAAGTATTGCCTATCCAAGACAGATAGCGATGTATTTAATGAGAGAAAAACTCAACTGTTCTTTAAGCGAAATTGGTGAAATTTTTGGAGGTAGGGATCACTCAACAGTTTTACATTCCATTAACAGTATTGAAAAAAAGTTAAAAAAAGATAAAGAGTTGCAGGAAACTATTAAAATTCTCGAAAAAAGTCTTTATAATTAA